Proteins encoded by one window of Bacteroidota bacterium:
- a CDS encoding transposase, with translation IKPSAARSLKPAFDRERYRERNQVERLIGRLKRYRRVGTRYEQTGRNYLAFVHVVSTLLLLA, from the coding sequence ATCAAGCCGAGTGCGGCGCGTTCACTGAAGCCGGCCTTTGACCGCGAACGCTATCGGGAGCGCAACCAGGTAGAGCGGCTGATCGGTCGGCTGAAGCGGTACCGGCGCGTGGGGACGCGCTACGAGCAGACGGGCCGCAACTACCTGGCGTTCGTGCACGTGGTATCGACGCTGTTGCTACTCGCCTAA
- the hemA gene encoding glutamyl-tRNA reductase, which translates to MKLFVLGLDYQRAPVADREAFALPPATLHRFYGAWTMATNAACVVLSTCNRTEVIVNGTEQDVALAERLLTSVASAAWPAHLAFIHDDEDAVRHVLSVASGLRSLVLGDAQILHQVKEAYRVAVEHDTVDAVLHRLLHTAFRSAKEVRTETSFGHGAASVSSRAVMVARSHAPDQQLDGQHVVLVGAGQMALAALNALTSHRLASLTITNRSRQHAEALARQYGGQVCAWHARHTAIARADVVLVASGAREPIVCAEALPPRCPTRSALVIDIAVPRNVEATVRDLQGYTVLDLDELNADVAEVSAARRSALPEAQIIVDTHLAEFVIWFFHQQALQPTIQAIRSTFETIRRQELDRYADQIPAMARADVERLTESILQKLLAVPIVRLKTTDPNSLDFEQGIKALSAIFAPTDEPSARPEPPREAAGCPFGAGLEAESETAHVHAGAVTPDVMPSTSERMPVDPDQPCMPARCAACRACFDIAALGIGQTPTGNDA; encoded by the coding sequence ATGAAGCTCTTCGTCCTTGGCCTCGACTATCAGCGCGCGCCCGTTGCCGACCGTGAAGCGTTCGCGCTGCCACCCGCCACGCTGCATCGCTTCTATGGGGCGTGGACCATGGCGACCAACGCCGCGTGCGTGGTCCTCAGCACCTGCAACCGCACAGAGGTGATCGTCAATGGCACGGAGCAGGACGTCGCTCTCGCAGAACGCCTACTCACATCGGTGGCCAGTGCTGCATGGCCTGCGCACCTAGCTTTCATACACGACGACGAGGACGCCGTTCGTCATGTGCTCAGCGTTGCGTCGGGGCTGCGCTCGCTCGTGCTCGGGGACGCGCAGATCCTGCACCAAGTCAAAGAGGCGTACCGGGTGGCTGTCGAACATGACACCGTGGACGCCGTGCTCCACCGGCTGCTGCACACAGCGTTCCGGTCCGCGAAGGAGGTACGCACCGAAACCAGCTTCGGGCACGGAGCCGCCTCCGTATCCAGTCGTGCGGTGATGGTGGCACGGAGCCATGCCCCTGATCAGCAGCTAGATGGACAGCATGTCGTGCTCGTGGGGGCTGGCCAGATGGCGCTTGCCGCCCTCAATGCCTTGACCTCGCACCGCCTTGCCAGCCTCACAATCACCAACCGGTCCCGCCAGCACGCGGAGGCGCTTGCCCGCCAGTATGGAGGCCAAGTGTGCGCCTGGCACGCCAGGCATACAGCCATCGCGCGTGCGGACGTCGTGCTCGTCGCTAGCGGAGCGCGTGAGCCGATAGTGTGTGCTGAGGCACTACCTCCGCGCTGCCCCACGCGCTCGGCACTCGTGATTGACATCGCGGTGCCACGCAACGTAGAGGCCACGGTGAGAGATCTGCAGGGCTATACCGTCCTCGACCTCGACGAGTTGAACGCGGATGTGGCGGAGGTTTCGGCGGCTCGGCGGTCTGCGCTCCCAGAAGCGCAGATCATCGTGGATACGCACCTGGCTGAGTTCGTGATCTGGTTCTTCCACCAGCAAGCACTCCAGCCAACGATCCAGGCGATCCGGAGCACGTTCGAGACCATCCGGCGGCAGGAACTCGATCGCTACGCTGACCAGATCCCTGCCATGGCCCGGGCCGACGTGGAGCGCCTGACCGAATCCATTCTGCAGAAACTCCTCGCGGTGCCTATCGTGCGGCTCAAAACGACCGACCCGAACTCGCTCGACTTCGAACAGGGCATTAAGGCCCTCTCGGCGATCTTCGCTCCTACTGATGAGCCTTCGGCACGTCCAGAGCCGCCTCGTGAGGCTGCGGGGTGCCCGTTCGGCGCTGGTCTCGAAGCAGAATCCGAAACCGCGCATGTTCACGCTGGGGCCGTGACCCCGGACGTGATGCCATCAACGAGCGAGCGCATGCCAGTTGATCCAGATCAGCCATGCATGCCAGCGCGGTGTGCTGCGTGTCGGGCATGCTTCGACATCGCAGCCTTGGGCATTGGGCAGACCCCAACGGGCAACGACGCCTAG
- a CDS encoding MFS transporter produces MQTVPLEAPPRRLLGVLFLGTFLGALDIAVVGPALPALAEAFSLDARAVAWTFTAFVLANLAGLPIMAALADRIGRRTVYLTDIAIFAAGTTVVVFAPSFEVLLAGRVIQGLGTSGIFPVASAVIGDVYPPESRGRAVGLLGSVFGAAFLVGPAMGGIVLAFASWRWLFAISLPLAALVFVLSARSLPRSESVTPRPFDALGTVTLTSFLAVLVVGLSGLDTSEPWLGVQGGRVGGAFAVAAVLLGLFVWAERRAPAPLIRPGLIARRPVQIACALAVGAGLVEATFVLLSDYTVTTFGVEPSRGSYLLLPLVAGVTVGAPVAGRLLDRVGARPVVTVAALLIAVGMGVVTIAPSLGVHIAGTVVLGLGLSGILGSSLSYILLSESSADERAVAQGLSTIFISVGQLAGAALLAALAASATTASVGYRMGFGVVAGTGLLLALLGLGLRRKPS; encoded by the coding sequence ATGCAGACCGTTCCCCTTGAGGCACCGCCGAGGCGCCTGCTGGGCGTCCTGTTCCTGGGCACCTTTCTCGGCGCGTTAGACATCGCGGTCGTCGGTCCAGCGCTGCCTGCGCTCGCGGAGGCGTTCAGTCTTGACGCGCGGGCGGTCGCGTGGACGTTCACTGCGTTCGTGCTCGCCAACCTCGCCGGGCTGCCCATTATGGCGGCGCTCGCGGACCGCATCGGGCGCAGGACAGTCTACCTCACGGACATCGCCATCTTCGCGGCGGGGACTACCGTGGTGGTATTTGCGCCCTCGTTCGAAGTCCTGCTCGCCGGTCGCGTGATTCAGGGGCTAGGCACGAGCGGCATCTTCCCTGTCGCGAGCGCCGTCATCGGCGACGTGTACCCGCCGGAGTCGCGCGGGCGAGCGGTGGGGCTCTTGGGATCGGTATTCGGGGCAGCCTTCCTCGTCGGCCCGGCGATGGGGGGCATCGTGCTTGCCTTCGCGAGTTGGCGGTGGCTCTTCGCGATCAGCTTGCCGCTGGCTGCGCTCGTGTTCGTGCTCAGCGCGCGTTCCTTGCCCCGAAGCGAGTCCGTCACGCCGCGCCCGTTCGACGCGCTCGGCACAGTCACGCTGACCAGCTTTCTGGCAGTCCTCGTCGTAGGGCTCTCCGGGCTCGACACCTCGGAGCCGTGGCTCGGCGTGCAAGGCGGCCGGGTCGGAGGGGCGTTTGCCGTCGCTGCCGTCCTGTTAGGGCTGTTCGTCTGGGCGGAGCGACGCGCACCGGCTCCGCTGATCCGGCCAGGACTGATCGCCCGACGGCCGGTGCAGATCGCCTGCGCTCTCGCGGTCGGTGCCGGGCTCGTCGAGGCGACGTTCGTGCTGCTCTCGGACTACACCGTGACCACGTTCGGCGTCGAGCCATCCCGCGGGTCGTACTTGCTCCTTCCGCTCGTGGCTGGCGTGACGGTCGGCGCGCCTGTCGCGGGGCGTCTTCTTGACCGCGTTGGTGCACGGCCTGTGGTGACCGTAGCGGCGCTGCTTATCGCGGTGGGCATGGGCGTCGTCACCATCGCGCCGAGCCTCGGGGTCCATATCGCGGGCACGGTAGTGCTCGGGCTCGGGCTCTCCGGCATCCTCGGGTCCTCGCTCAGCTACATCCTCCTCTCGGAGTCGAGCGCGGACGAGCGCGCCGTCGCGCAGGGGCTCTCGACCATCTTCATCAGCGTGGGCCAACTCGCTGGGGCGGCCCTGCTCGCTGCCCTGGCGGCATCCGCAACTACTGCGAGCGTGGGGTACCGCATGGGCTTCGGCGTAGTCGCTGGCACGGGCCTCCTGCTAGCACTACTTGGTCTCGGGCTCCGCCGCAAGCCGTCGTAG
- a CDS encoding M20/M25/M40 family metallo-hydrolase → MISTPHSSLFLSACVALLLASGCATTTPPQIAPSDPVEALRFDVAYLASDLLEGRQPGTPGEALAADYIARRFAEVGLTPGGDDGGWTQPFTFQVSTNPHGGGETVSMNARNVIGVLDRGAAETIVVGAHYDALGYGGMGSRAPGEEAIHNGADDNASGTAALFAIAERLVASNAQARNVVFVAFSGEEMGLHGSKYFVSTLEGMEGTTVAYMLNLDMVGRLADTKDSEAENGVLAVNGVGTSPAWGAALDAVAEATGLTLARTESGLGPSDHASFYLADIPVLHFFTGQHTDYHTPVDDSHLIDYEGLATVADFAVRVIEDLDDDAAIAFTKTQDQSQRSMSFRVGLGVMPDYVFTGEGMRIDAVLSDRAAERAGLQDGDVVVRLGDTDITDIQTYMEALSSFDVGDAAPIIVERDGERVEATVQF, encoded by the coding sequence ATGATCTCTACACCACATTCGTCCCTGTTCCTGAGCGCGTGCGTTGCGTTGCTGCTCGCCAGCGGTTGCGCGACGACCACCCCGCCGCAAATCGCCCCGTCTGATCCCGTCGAGGCGCTGCGCTTCGACGTGGCCTACCTCGCCTCGGACCTCCTCGAAGGGCGGCAGCCGGGCACGCCTGGCGAGGCGCTGGCCGCCGACTACATCGCCCGCCGCTTCGCCGAAGTCGGACTCACACCCGGAGGCGACGACGGCGGCTGGACGCAGCCCTTCACGTTCCAGGTGAGCACCAACCCGCACGGCGGAGGCGAAACGGTCTCCATGAACGCGCGCAACGTGATCGGCGTGCTGGATCGCGGAGCCGCCGAGACGATTGTGGTGGGGGCGCACTACGATGCGCTTGGCTACGGCGGCATGGGGTCACGCGCGCCGGGCGAGGAGGCGATCCACAACGGGGCGGACGACAACGCCTCGGGCACGGCGGCGCTCTTCGCCATCGCCGAGCGGCTTGTTGCCTCGAACGCCCAGGCGCGCAACGTCGTCTTCGTGGCGTTCTCTGGCGAGGAGATGGGCCTCCACGGCTCAAAGTACTTCGTCAGCACCCTCGAAGGCATGGAGGGCACGACCGTCGCCTACATGCTCAACCTCGACATGGTGGGGCGGCTTGCCGACACGAAGGACAGCGAGGCGGAGAACGGCGTGCTCGCTGTCAACGGCGTTGGCACCTCGCCTGCGTGGGGCGCTGCGCTCGACGCGGTGGCCGAGGCGACGGGCCTCACGCTCGCCCGCACCGAGTCCGGGCTGGGACCGTCCGACCACGCCTCGTTCTACCTCGCAGACATCCCTGTGCTGCACTTCTTCACGGGCCAGCACACCGACTACCACACGCCCGTCGACGACAGCCACCTCATCGACTACGAGGGCCTCGCCACCGTCGCAGACTTCGCCGTGCGCGTGATCGAAGACCTCGACGACGATGCCGCGATCGCGTTCACTAAGACGCAAGACCAGTCGCAGCGCTCGATGTCGTTCCGCGTCGGCCTCGGCGTGATGCCAGACTACGTCTTCACCGGTGAGGGCATGCGCATCGACGCGGTACTCAGCGACCGGGCCGCCGAGCGTGCCGGGCTGCAGGATGGCGACGTGGTGGTGCGTCTCGGCGACACGGACATCACCGACATCCAGACCTACATGGAAGCTCTCTCCAGCTTCGATGTCGGCGATGCGGCCCCCATCATCGTGGAGCGCGATGGTGAGCGTGTCGAAGCGACCGTGCAGTTCTAA
- a CDS encoding PepSY-associated TM helix domain-containing protein: MPVSPIRRRGLSTRAQRLMWDAHSATGVTLGLVLFVIFFSGAFALYRTQLDAYANVALRGPVALTTDEVVGPLFDETPPALGSEATVFYPFGERRSVFVRYTPEGEDVAVVQQVSVTTGEAFAFAEESRLSLILYQLHFLLQLRYVLPGHSLIGIAIAGLFAVFMLFGTVSGLLIHLKKLPREWHTFRARGGLRTALSDAHTVLGLVGLPFAVMYSVTGGIIAIMILFNAPITDHFFDGDRDAYDTATYGVGVPEADSTGQIAAMLLPDALTAALPEGWRGVDPIRVVYRQWGDAGATATIRGHIEETLTTSGRTTLSAATGDLIAHNPPTSPTALGATYAVTEQLHYGDVGGWLLDALFFVLALATSAVILTGNVLWIVVRRPKNPNATPRLHRLLARLTVGFGCGLVAAVPVLFVVALLMPDGVDNLHVWEESLFFAAWGLLIGAAFFGRSAAWTARWQLALAGVLCLAVPVANGLATGAWPWVSVAMAWWSTLWIDVGFVLGALLLFAVTARLRTTPGPTQVALNPKTPAEPALSL, from the coding sequence GTGCCCGTCTCGCCGATACGGCGGCGTGGCCTGAGCACGCGTGCTCAGCGGCTCATGTGGGACGCCCACTCGGCGACGGGCGTGACGCTGGGCCTCGTGCTCTTCGTCATCTTCTTCAGCGGGGCGTTCGCACTCTACCGCACCCAGCTCGACGCCTACGCCAACGTGGCCCTGCGTGGCCCTGTCGCGCTTACGACCGACGAGGTTGTCGGCCCGTTGTTCGACGAGACTCCGCCAGCGCTGGGCTCCGAGGCGACGGTGTTCTATCCCTTTGGAGAGCGCCGGTCCGTGTTCGTGCGCTACACCCCCGAGGGCGAGGACGTAGCTGTCGTTCAGCAGGTGAGTGTCACGACGGGCGAGGCGTTTGCGTTCGCCGAGGAGAGCCGTCTGAGCCTCATCCTCTACCAGCTGCACTTCCTCCTCCAACTCCGCTACGTGCTCCCTGGGCACTCACTGATCGGCATCGCCATCGCGGGCCTCTTCGCGGTGTTCATGCTCTTCGGGACGGTGAGCGGCTTGCTGATCCACCTCAAGAAGCTCCCGAGGGAGTGGCACACCTTCCGCGCGCGTGGCGGGCTACGAACGGCCCTCTCGGACGCGCACACGGTTCTCGGGCTGGTCGGACTACCGTTCGCGGTGATGTACTCCGTCACGGGCGGCATCATCGCCATCATGATCCTCTTCAACGCGCCGATCACCGACCATTTCTTCGACGGCGACCGCGATGCCTACGACACCGCGACCTATGGCGTGGGCGTCCCCGAAGCCGACTCGACCGGCCAGATAGCTGCGATGCTGCTCCCGGACGCACTCACAGCGGCTCTTCCGGAAGGGTGGAGAGGCGTCGATCCGATCCGTGTCGTCTACCGACAGTGGGGCGATGCCGGAGCCACAGCGACGATTCGCGGGCACATCGAGGAAACGCTCACCACCTCGGGGCGCACCACGCTGAGTGCTGCGACGGGGGACCTGATCGCCCACAATCCGCCGACCTCGCCGACGGCCCTCGGGGCGACGTATGCGGTCACGGAGCAACTCCACTACGGTGATGTGGGCGGCTGGCTGCTCGATGCGCTCTTCTTCGTGCTCGCACTCGCTACCAGCGCCGTGATCCTGACGGGCAACGTGCTGTGGATCGTCGTACGGCGTCCCAAGAACCCGAACGCGACGCCGCGTCTGCACCGGCTTCTGGCCAGACTGACGGTGGGGTTCGGATGCGGACTCGTAGCAGCAGTGCCTGTGTTGTTCGTCGTTGCGCTGCTGATGCCCGACGGCGTCGACAACCTCCACGTCTGGGAGGAGTCGCTCTTTTTCGCCGCGTGGGGGCTGCTCATCGGCGCTGCGTTCTTTGGCCGCTCAGCCGCATGGACTGCCCGGTGGCAGCTCGCACTCGCAGGCGTGCTTTGCCTCGCCGTCCCGGTCGCCAACGGATTGGCCACGGGGGCCTGGCCGTGGGTGAGCGTCGCGATGGCGTGGTGGAGCACGCTGTGGATCGACGTGGGCTTCGTACTCGGAGCGCTACTCCTCTTCGCGGTTACGGCTCGTCTGCGCACCACGCCGGGGCCCACACAGGTCGCGTTGAATCCCAAGACGCCTGCTGAACCTGCTCTCTCGCTCTAA
- a CDS encoding TonB-dependent receptor — translation MSRFLLLLLSVLLVGVLFTPDSMAQTGRIIGQVVDAEGTPLPGANVRIDNSTLGAASDLDGNFAVRGVPAGARTLLVTLVGYQRAEREVDVPAGGEVEVTVTLSDDVLGLSGVSVTASRRAEDLSETPRAVAVVQEEVIDLYTEQTSDLSATLGKFVPNFTPPSVGNDVFLATLRGRAPLFLVDGIPLQTNEGLRGAVLGNIDPAVLDRVEVLYGASTIYGGGAPGGVIQFFTKEASEQPLAVDLNLFSRNYLVDGAVLDGDAIDLRSALTVSGTVLDNKLTYVVSGSAERTNGQFRPDGERIAPNRTSAYDDFAFFAKVGYNITPSQRVQVSLNRTYAEPNDLFFEPIVREEDVTADPEGSAAIGQEVETAFSYDNPISQEYTALNATYENTALGGGALTVQAYLFDLNFQQSGSDIRPFLQRNGGTFPDSWPGLFQTSTAATQYGARAEYVRPIGEQVVVTGGGDILYAEDSTPVTISSDEPFDRENRFDASLGIQDQGAPSELTSGGLFVQADYDPIEALRLTAGARYDMIAFDILPFTPTFTRVEPGVQRPGGSGYNAGLSLNLGAAYEVVPQTTLYANFAQGFSLPSLAFLVVNVDPGIPIQGDEIVSPQIVNSVDFGVRGQVGDNFAYGVAGFFAFSEDASQIRFNSSTGQGERIQAPQRNYGFEVSVDAVPAAGLRVGADVSVTETDLKPQPPQELIDAGLLDEDDGTFRPASTVETIPLTTTLRATYALPMVDGLSFNAEVYTLNNRTRAFTFLLDEDKNGVPDTTMAGDPARADAYVLRGYTTVDAGVTYVFPDDLFGDVGARLSVQFLNLLNETYIPAISQRQVGPIFASRRRNGFGRNVTVTLNFTL, via the coding sequence ATGTCTCGCTTCCTTCTTCTCCTACTCAGCGTGCTGCTCGTCGGTGTGCTGTTCACTCCAGACAGCATGGCCCAGACGGGTCGCATCATCGGCCAGGTCGTCGATGCCGAAGGGACGCCACTGCCTGGCGCAAACGTCCGCATCGACAATTCGACGCTCGGGGCCGCTTCGGACCTCGACGGCAACTTCGCGGTGCGGGGCGTTCCCGCAGGCGCGCGGACGCTGCTCGTGACCCTCGTCGGCTACCAGCGCGCCGAGCGCGAGGTGGACGTTCCTGCCGGGGGCGAAGTCGAAGTCACCGTCACCCTCTCCGACGACGTGCTCGGGCTCAGCGGCGTGTCGGTGACGGCTTCGCGTCGCGCCGAGGACTTGTCCGAGACGCCCCGCGCGGTCGCGGTTGTGCAGGAGGAAGTCATCGACCTCTACACAGAGCAGACCTCCGACCTCTCGGCCACGCTGGGCAAGTTCGTGCCCAACTTCACGCCGCCCTCGGTCGGCAACGATGTGTTCCTTGCCACACTCCGCGGGCGCGCGCCACTCTTCCTCGTTGACGGTATCCCACTCCAAACCAATGAGGGCTTGCGCGGGGCCGTGTTGGGCAACATCGACCCGGCCGTGCTGGACCGCGTCGAAGTGCTCTACGGGGCCTCGACGATCTACGGCGGCGGGGCTCCCGGCGGCGTGATCCAGTTCTTCACCAAGGAGGCGAGCGAGCAGCCGCTCGCGGTGGACCTCAACCTCTTCTCGCGCAACTACCTCGTGGACGGGGCCGTGCTCGACGGCGATGCCATCGACCTGCGCTCGGCGCTGACCGTCTCGGGCACCGTGCTCGACAACAAGCTCACCTACGTGGTCAGCGGGTCCGCGGAGCGGACCAACGGCCAGTTCCGGCCCGACGGCGAGCGGATCGCGCCCAACCGCACGTCGGCCTACGACGACTTCGCCTTCTTCGCCAAAGTGGGCTACAACATCACCCCGTCGCAGCGGGTGCAGGTCTCGCTCAACCGGACCTATGCCGAGCCCAACGACCTCTTCTTCGAGCCCATTGTGCGGGAAGAAGACGTGACGGCCGACCCCGAGGGCTCCGCCGCCATCGGCCAGGAGGTCGAGACGGCCTTCAGCTACGACAACCCAATCAGCCAGGAATACACGGCGCTCAACGCGACCTACGAGAACACGGCGCTCGGCGGCGGCGCGCTCACCGTGCAGGCCTACCTCTTCGACCTCAACTTCCAGCAGAGCGGCTCCGATATCCGCCCGTTCCTCCAGCGCAACGGGGGGACCTTCCCGGACTCGTGGCCCGGCCTCTTCCAGACGAGCACGGCCGCGACGCAGTACGGTGCCCGCGCCGAGTATGTCCGGCCCATCGGCGAGCAGGTCGTGGTGACCGGCGGCGGCGACATTCTCTACGCCGAGGACTCGACGCCGGTCACGATCTCCAGCGATGAGCCGTTCGACCGCGAGAACCGCTTCGATGCGTCGCTCGGCATCCAGGACCAGGGGGCTCCGTCGGAGCTCACCAGCGGCGGCCTCTTCGTCCAGGCCGACTACGATCCCATCGAGGCGCTCCGCCTGACCGCGGGCGCGCGCTACGACATGATCGCGTTCGATATCCTCCCGTTCACGCCCACGTTCACGCGCGTGGAGCCCGGCGTGCAGCGCCCCGGTGGCTCGGGCTACAACGCGGGCCTGTCGCTCAATCTCGGCGCGGCCTACGAAGTCGTCCCGCAGACGACGCTCTATGCCAACTTCGCGCAGGGCTTCTCGCTGCCTAGCCTCGCCTTCCTTGTCGTGAACGTCGACCCGGGTATCCCGATCCAGGGCGACGAGATCGTCTCGCCGCAGATCGTGAACAGCGTCGACTTCGGCGTGCGTGGCCAGGTTGGGGACAACTTCGCGTATGGCGTCGCGGGCTTCTTCGCCTTCTCTGAGGACGCCTCGCAGATCCGCTTCAATTCGTCAACGGGCCAGGGCGAGCGCATCCAGGCCCCGCAACGCAACTACGGCTTCGAAGTGAGCGTCGACGCGGTCCCGGCGGCAGGGCTCCGCGTCGGAGCTGACGTTTCGGTCACCGAGACGGACCTCAAACCGCAGCCGCCGCAGGAGCTCATCGACGCGGGCCTCCTTGACGAGGACGACGGCACCTTCCGGCCGGCCTCGACGGTGGAGACGATTCCGCTCACGACAACGCTCCGTGCGACGTACGCCCTGCCGATGGTGGACGGCCTCTCGTTTAATGCGGAGGTCTATACCCTCAACAACCGGACGCGCGCCTTCACCTTCCTCCTCGACGAAGACAAGAACGGCGTGCCTGACACAACGATGGCAGGCGACCCCGCCCGCGCTGATGCCTACGTGCTGCGCGGCTACACGACCGTCGACGCGGGCGTCACCTATGTCTTCCCGGATGACCTCTTCGGGGACGTGGGTGCCCGGCTGAGCGTGCAGTTCCTCAACCTGCTCAACGAGACCTACATCCCGGCGATCTCGCAGCGGCAGGTGGGGCCGATCTTCGCCAGCCGCCGTCGCAACGGCTTCGGGCGCAACGTCACGGTCACGCTCAACTTCACGTTGTAG
- a CDS encoding carboxypeptidase-like regulatory domain-containing protein, producing the protein MQTDTTTVATTAVAPSARAPLHRTVSGQVVDAESGWPLARAAVRAEGAARVVRVDASGRFRLRVPNAQATVVTVVSPGYAPLRVPLRAEQSGAVFHLVRVSASRTTWPVSFLPPDR; encoded by the coding sequence TTGCAGACGGATACGACCACCGTAGCCACAACCGCCGTGGCGCCGAGCGCGAGGGCTCCGCTCCATCGCACCGTGTCGGGGCAGGTGGTGGACGCCGAGTCCGGCTGGCCGCTTGCCCGCGCAGCCGTGCGTGCGGAGGGAGCCGCCCGCGTGGTCCGCGTCGATGCGTCGGGGCGCTTCCGTCTGCGTGTGCCGAACGCACAGGCGACGGTCGTCACGGTCGTGTCCCCCGGCTATGCGCCGCTGCGTGTGCCCCTGCGTGCCGAGCAGTCTGGCGCGGTGTTCCATCTCGTGCGGGTCTCGGCCTCGCGGACGACCTGGCCCGTCTCCTTCCTGCCACCCGACCGGTGA
- a CDS encoding DUF6686 family protein — protein sequence MNCSGVFKPLFQTENGVVFRCASCPHYHVAFGPVVLANDPQGLRVLRRILDGLQPQRDPRFHLGDRCYHLHTPSGEVGLVFSHDEIVELRELVQGAVAMLDLDTLIADTLGTDAASSSPQS from the coding sequence ATGAACTGCTCTGGTGTCTTCAAACCCCTCTTCCAGACCGAAAACGGCGTCGTGTTTCGATGCGCGTCGTGCCCCCACTACCACGTGGCCTTTGGGCCGGTGGTGCTCGCCAACGACCCGCAGGGCCTGCGTGTGCTGCGGCGGATCCTTGACGGGCTACAGCCCCAGCGAGACCCGCGCTTTCACCTCGGCGACCGGTGCTACCACCTCCACACGCCTAGCGGCGAGGTGGGCCTCGTGTTCTCGCACGACGAGATCGTGGAACTGCGCGAACTGGTGCAGGGGGCCGTCGCGATGCTCGACCTCGATACGCTGATCGCGGACACCCTCGGCACGGATGCCGCGAGTTCGTCTCCGCAGAGCTAA